Proteins from one Caulobacter sp. 73W genomic window:
- a CDS encoding 3D domain-containing protein has protein sequence MRRLVGLVAAITVAAGFSSAAHAQNAQTTGSDPMGELIIGALSAITPGIADMKLKATLYHAGARGVGALDSLGCKVVAMRTAAIDSKLIPRRTVLFIKETVGLPMPDGGMHDGYWYASDVGGAIKGERIDLFTGSGRGSMSPMMPLNMSRLSVSKVGQFKGCPPK, from the coding sequence ATGCGTCGCCTTGTTGGCCTTGTGGCCGCCATCACCGTCGCGGCCGGATTTTCCTCGGCCGCTCACGCACAGAACGCCCAGACCACGGGATCCGATCCCATGGGCGAACTGATCATCGGCGCGCTCTCGGCGATCACGCCGGGCATCGCCGACATGAAGCTCAAAGCCACGCTGTATCACGCGGGCGCGCGCGGCGTCGGCGCGCTGGACAGCCTGGGCTGCAAGGTCGTGGCCATGCGCACCGCGGCCATCGACAGCAAGCTGATCCCCCGCCGCACCGTCCTGTTCATCAAGGAAACCGTCGGCCTGCCCATGCCCGACGGCGGCATGCACGACGGCTACTGGTACGCCTCCGACGTCGGCGGCGCGATCAAGGGCGAGCGGATCGACCTGTTCACCGGCTCCGGCCGGGGCTCCATGAGCCCGATGATGCCGCTGAACATGTCCAGGCTTAGCGTCTCCAAGGTTGGTCAGTTCAAGGGCTGCCCGCCGAAGTAA
- a CDS encoding glutathione S-transferase family protein: MSLRIYGDSISGNCLKVKWVADYLGIPYDWTETSVVNAETRTPEFLNLNPAGQVPLVILADGRPLAQSNAIIGWMARDSVLIPADPYDHARMMEWMFWEQYSHEPYVAVARFQMHYLGKTREEIGERVYARGAAALQRMDDALQDGGFLVGGAVSLADVALVAYTRVAHEGGFDLSDYPAVKTWVARVDAALGIA, encoded by the coding sequence ATGTCCCTGCGCATCTATGGCGACAGCATCTCCGGCAACTGCCTCAAGGTTAAATGGGTCGCCGATTATCTAGGGATTCCATACGACTGGACCGAGACCAGCGTGGTGAACGCCGAGACCAGGACGCCTGAGTTCCTCAACTTGAATCCGGCCGGTCAGGTGCCCCTCGTTATTCTCGCGGACGGCCGCCCATTGGCTCAATCGAACGCGATCATCGGCTGGATGGCGAGGGATTCGGTCCTGATTCCCGCCGATCCGTACGACCACGCCCGGATGATGGAGTGGATGTTCTGGGAACAATACAGCCACGAGCCCTACGTCGCCGTGGCGCGCTTCCAGATGCATTACCTGGGCAAGACCCGCGAGGAGATCGGCGAGCGCGTCTATGCGCGCGGCGCCGCCGCGCTCCAGCGCATGGACGACGCCCTGCAAGATGGCGGCTTCCTGGTCGGCGGGGCGGTCAGTCTCGCGGATGTCGCGTTGGTCGCCTATACCCGCGTCGCCCATGAGGGCGGGTTCGACCTGTCCGACTATCCCGCCGTCAAAACCTGGGTGGCGCGTGTCGACGCCGCCCTGGGCATCGCCTGA